From one Lineus longissimus chromosome 3, tnLinLong1.2, whole genome shotgun sequence genomic stretch:
- the LOC135485021 gene encoding protein Churchill-like — translation MCSECVKEEFPNRDNICLENGSYIMNFAGCSQCKKKEPIAVENRVKDEHEDGTESVTYQHVCSSCQHVIANHDFTFDIDEEYQNYSMMCLLCGRGEDSRSIMPVDKRC, via the exons ATGTGCTCTGAATGTGTGAAAGAAGAGTTCCCCAATCGG GATAATATATGTTTGGAGAATGGCTCCTACATCATGAACTTCGCTGGTTGCAGCCAGTGCAAGAAGAAGGAACCAATCGCTGTTGAGAATCGAGTGAAAGATGAGCATGAAGATGGAACGGAATCTGTGACTTATCAAC ATGTGTGCAGTTCATGCCAACACGTCATAGCCAATCACGACTTCACATTTGACATTGATGAAGAGTATCAGAACTACAGTATGATGTGCTTACTCTGCGGGAGAGGGGAGGACTCGAGGAGTATTATGCCTGTTGATAAAAGGTGCTAA